One stretch of Legionella birminghamensis DNA includes these proteins:
- a CDS encoding type IV pilus secretin PilQ — MRKLIVIFLFLFVALGQGIANTNTLTGIKVIPLPDERVRVDFCFSSPLDNLPASFMTPKPPRLVLDFINTKMVLDENQKARKIEIGSLTNYNIVAVGDRVRAILDLTDSISFSGQIAGNTYSLTLSGKGHQIFQQRREIFVSNRPVNARHAITNLDFRGTGTQGGRVIIEVSDASIPIDVTQTGKEVVVNFMSTKIPTRLMKRFDVADFQSPAQFLRLQQEGKDARLTIVNQGDYGHFAYQVNKQFIVEIYPLSAEEIKQAKLKKMVFTGKRISLNFQNIQIRAVLQLLAEFTGINIVVSDQVQGNITLRLNDIPWDQALDIILKTNALDKRKAGNVLLIDKASNLLAQEKAELKARTEVTNLAPLRSELIQINYAKAADIAVLLKDKNNSLLSKRGTLSVDARTNTIWIQDTGTQIEEIRDLVKQLDVPVKQVLIEARIVNVTKDFARDLGIRFGISRPTHLSGTLSGANQLAQNVAPADVVPLSDRLNVDLAATPVSASPASVGLALAKLGDGILLDLELSALESEGRGEVISSPRLITTNQQSAVIESGEEIPYQEATSSGATAVAFKKAVLSLKVTPQITPDNKIMMDLQINQDTPSPQTFNGVPAILTKEIQTNVLVNNGQTIVLGGIYKQDKNNSINRVPFLGNLPVVGVLFRNQSTEIKNEELLIFITPRIITNTLSITTVEGKGVELNKFGRPAAPWK; from the coding sequence TTGCGCAAGCTAATTGTAATATTTTTATTTTTGTTTGTAGCGCTAGGCCAGGGAATAGCGAATACCAATACCTTAACCGGGATTAAGGTAATTCCCTTACCCGACGAGCGGGTAAGGGTTGATTTTTGTTTTTCCAGCCCTTTGGATAACTTACCAGCCAGCTTTATGACCCCTAAACCGCCGCGGCTGGTTCTAGATTTTATCAATACGAAAATGGTTCTCGATGAAAATCAAAAAGCCAGAAAAATAGAAATAGGCTCATTAACGAACTATAATATCGTAGCAGTAGGCGATCGGGTAAGGGCCATCCTCGATTTGACTGACTCCATTTCTTTTTCCGGTCAAATTGCCGGGAATACTTATTCCCTGACATTAAGCGGAAAGGGTCATCAGATATTCCAGCAGCGCAGAGAAATTTTTGTAAGCAACCGGCCTGTTAATGCCCGTCACGCAATAACCAATCTTGATTTTCGAGGTACAGGTACGCAAGGCGGCCGCGTAATTATTGAAGTAAGCGATGCCAGTATACCCATTGACGTCACTCAAACTGGAAAGGAGGTTGTGGTTAACTTCATGAGTACCAAAATCCCGACGCGTTTAATGAAACGCTTTGACGTTGCCGACTTTCAAAGCCCCGCCCAATTCCTTCGTTTACAACAGGAAGGTAAGGACGCGCGTTTGACTATTGTTAACCAGGGGGACTATGGCCATTTTGCTTATCAGGTCAACAAACAATTTATTGTGGAGATTTATCCGCTAAGCGCAGAAGAGATCAAGCAGGCCAAACTCAAGAAGATGGTGTTTACCGGTAAGCGGATATCCCTAAACTTCCAGAACATTCAAATCCGCGCTGTTTTACAGTTATTGGCCGAGTTTACAGGCATCAATATTGTCGTGAGCGATCAGGTGCAGGGAAATATAACCTTGCGCTTAAATGATATCCCCTGGGATCAGGCATTGGATATTATTCTTAAGACCAATGCACTGGATAAAAGAAAAGCTGGCAATGTACTATTGATTGACAAGGCTTCTAACCTGCTGGCACAGGAAAAAGCAGAGTTGAAAGCGCGAACCGAAGTCACTAACCTTGCTCCACTACGCTCTGAACTGATTCAAATCAATTATGCGAAAGCAGCAGATATTGCAGTTCTATTAAAAGATAAAAATAATTCACTGCTTTCCAAACGCGGAACCTTAAGTGTGGATGCCCGTACCAACACAATATGGATTCAGGACACCGGAACTCAGATTGAAGAAATCAGAGACTTGGTGAAGCAGCTTGATGTGCCGGTGAAGCAGGTATTAATTGAGGCGAGAATTGTCAATGTGACGAAAGATTTTGCCCGTGACTTGGGTATTCGTTTTGGAATTTCAAGGCCTACCCATCTTAGCGGGACATTAAGCGGGGCAAACCAGCTGGCGCAAAACGTCGCACCGGCAGATGTGGTTCCGCTTTCCGATAGGCTTAATGTGGATCTTGCGGCAACACCTGTTTCTGCGTCACCTGCCTCCGTCGGTTTGGCCCTTGCCAAACTGGGAGACGGCATCCTCTTGGATTTGGAGTTGTCGGCACTGGAAAGCGAAGGCCGGGGAGAGGTGATTTCAAGTCCGCGTTTGATAACCACCAATCAGCAATCAGCGGTTATTGAGTCGGGTGAGGAAATTCCTTATCAGGAGGCGACCTCAAGCGGTGCGACTGCAGTTGCGTTTAAAAAAGCGGTATTGAGTTTGAAAGTGACGCCGCAGATTACGCCTGATAACAAAATTATGATGGATCTGCAGATTAATCAGGATACTCCTTCGCCGCAAACCTTCAATGGGGTTCCTGCGATTCTGACCAAAGAAATTCAAACCAATGTGTTAGTCAACAATGGACAGACCATTGTTTTAGGGGGAATTTATAAGCAAGATAAAAACAACTCGATTAATCGAGTGCCATTTCTTGGAAACCTGCCAGTAGTTGGCGTATTATTCAGAAATCAATCCACAGAAATTAAAAATGAGGAGTTGCTCATTTTCATTACTCCTAGGATAATAACCAATACGCTTTCAATTACCACTGTTGAAGGTAAAGGGGTTGAGCTGAATAAATTCGGAAGGCCTGCGGCTCCCTGGAAATAG
- the aroB gene encoding 3-dehydroquinate synthase: MAKSELYKTIFVSLPGQEYPIYIGENLLADTAFLKSVVDSRQVLIVSNETVAPLYLEQLKSAFSEQQCDVAILKDGEEYKNQKSLSQIYDCLIAASHHRDTTIIGLGGGVVGDIAGFAAATYQRGVRFVLIPTSLLAQVDASVGGKTAINHPLGKNMIGSFYQPSAVVIDVTTLASLPLREKQAGYAEVIKYAILEDKGLMAEVKNLLIGLPSPADLLPIISQCCEIKVDYVQKDEKEKGCRALLNLGHTIGHALEADTRYERWLHGEAVAIGLYCIALLSREMGLISHLQVEEIDRLLELAGLPRRIPQDINLDSLTLSMAKDKKIKNNKLRFILIKQIGECYIEDNVPADLLQKVLKLAVEGV; the protein is encoded by the coding sequence ATGGCGAAGTCTGAGTTATATAAAACGATTTTCGTGAGCTTACCCGGCCAGGAGTATCCAATTTATATTGGTGAAAATCTTCTGGCTGATACTGCTTTTTTAAAATCTGTCGTTGATTCAAGGCAGGTTTTAATTGTTAGTAATGAAACAGTTGCCCCCTTGTATCTGGAGCAACTAAAATCTGCATTTTCTGAGCAGCAATGTGATGTCGCCATTCTGAAAGATGGCGAGGAATACAAAAATCAGAAAAGTCTCAGTCAGATTTATGACTGTTTGATTGCTGCTTCCCATCATCGGGACACTACCATAATCGGCTTGGGCGGCGGGGTGGTTGGCGATATTGCCGGCTTTGCTGCTGCGACTTACCAACGCGGCGTCCGCTTTGTTTTAATTCCCACCAGCTTACTGGCGCAGGTCGATGCTTCGGTCGGAGGCAAAACAGCCATCAATCATCCGCTTGGAAAAAATATGATAGGAAGTTTTTATCAGCCCAGTGCGGTTGTGATCGATGTAACAACACTTGCCAGCCTGCCGCTACGCGAGAAACAGGCAGGCTATGCCGAAGTCATTAAATATGCCATTCTGGAAGATAAAGGTTTAATGGCAGAAGTTAAAAACCTGTTGATCGGATTGCCGTCACCTGCTGATTTACTCCCCATTATCAGCCAATGCTGTGAAATTAAAGTGGATTATGTGCAGAAGGATGAAAAGGAAAAGGGCTGTCGAGCGCTGCTCAATCTTGGGCATACAATCGGTCATGCATTGGAAGCGGATACCCGCTATGAACGCTGGCTTCATGGCGAGGCGGTTGCAATTGGCTTATACTGCATTGCATTACTCTCCCGAGAAATGGGACTTATTTCGCATTTACAAGTGGAGGAAATCGATAGACTTCTGGAATTGGCGGGATTGCCGCGCCGTATTCCACAGGATATCAATCTGGATAGTTTAACGCTCTCAATGGCGAAGGATAAAAAAATTAAGAATAATAAATTGCGCTTTATACTGATAAAACAAATAGGTGAATGTTATATCGAGGATAATGTTCCTGCTGATTTGCTACAAAAAGTATTAAAGCTCGCAGTCGAAGGAGTGTAA
- a CDS encoding type 4a pilus biogenesis protein PilO, translated as MTNLNLSELTLENAGQWPPMVKYIVAGILAMLVIGLGYWLIIKSYFEEYDSLKTTQTALKTEFEQKQRQAANLQAYRTQMQVMTARFGKMLKQLPAQNEMPGLLEDISKTGISSGLTFELFAPAPEVVHDFYIEVPINIVVIGNYHQLAVFLSRVAQMSRIVTLHDFEINTVKEEKQKTASGDLLEMKLTAKIYRYKS; from the coding sequence ATGACTAATTTAAACTTAAGTGAATTAACGCTGGAAAATGCCGGACAATGGCCTCCAATGGTCAAATATATTGTTGCGGGCATCCTGGCAATGTTGGTAATCGGGCTTGGTTATTGGCTGATTATCAAATCTTATTTTGAAGAATATGACAGCTTGAAAACAACCCAAACCGCTTTGAAAACTGAGTTTGAGCAAAAACAAAGGCAGGCAGCCAATTTACAGGCCTACCGCACACAGATGCAGGTAATGACCGCGCGATTTGGTAAAATGCTAAAGCAGTTGCCGGCGCAAAACGAAATGCCCGGTTTACTGGAAGATATCTCCAAAACGGGTATCAGTAGCGGCCTGACATTTGAGTTGTTTGCCCCTGCTCCAGAGGTTGTACATGATTTTTATATTGAAGTGCCTATTAACATTGTTGTGATTGGCAATTATCACCAGCTGGCTGTTTTTCTAAGCCGGGTGGCCCAGATGAGCCGCATTGTGACTTTACATGATTTTGAAATCAATACTGTTAAGGAAGAAAAACAAAAAACCGCGTCCGGCGATTTGCTGGAAATGAAGTTAACCGCAAAAATTTACCGATATAAATCATGA
- a CDS encoding DnaJ domain-containing protein, with product MGLNFVKNFWDDLASILQHRSQRIFVFRFFMGVLSLFLIETFLKNIGLPSGFTGIFLYVLSIILLYPPLPFDILTQYIVQLDRRLFPSTPRNVELNRHEEPPLSNPERNSRFSSDIQMHMLFLAWYALEHLNQRNSSNHPGIIELRDIPLSSDRDITFNLHNFLEAEGIRSEWIPREYTCPITMTIIDGTPVYAKKSPERFNRNALLNWVNKENTHPMTREALAADELKNDRLMESKIKVFSHWILSKKAYLETLSFKEALGYVNQFKEQLDKAFALTNESAIHRFTEQLITKLRSNSMLIEMDRSLVIAEKEVNAFSTIDRKILFFQRLGLSTDANTKQIERAYRKLARPVHPDKNSNSLAKNQFFKLTEARDYLLNKENSSISAFALEA from the coding sequence ATGGGGTTGAATTTTGTAAAAAACTTCTGGGATGATCTTGCCTCAATCCTACAGCATAGATCGCAGCGAATATTTGTATTTCGCTTTTTTATGGGTGTATTAAGCTTATTTTTAATTGAGACATTTTTGAAAAACATCGGTTTACCAAGCGGTTTTACAGGAATTTTTTTATACGTTTTATCAATTATTCTTTTATACCCACCACTTCCATTTGATATATTGACTCAGTATATTGTACAGCTGGATCGGCGGCTTTTTCCAAGTACTCCAAGAAACGTGGAACTCAATCGACACGAAGAGCCTCCTCTTAGCAACCCAGAGCGTAATTCTAGATTTTCTTCAGATATCCAGATGCATATGCTCTTCTTGGCATGGTATGCATTAGAGCATCTGAATCAGCGCAATTCTAGCAACCATCCTGGTATTATTGAACTCAGAGATATTCCTTTATCATCTGATCGTGACATTACTTTTAATTTGCACAACTTTCTGGAGGCAGAAGGAATTCGCAGCGAATGGATTCCACGAGAATATACCTGTCCCATTACTATGACGATAATAGATGGAACACCCGTTTATGCCAAAAAAAGCCCCGAGCGGTTTAATCGAAATGCATTGTTAAACTGGGTCAATAAAGAGAATACGCATCCAATGACACGAGAGGCATTAGCCGCTGATGAGCTAAAAAACGATCGTTTAATGGAAAGCAAAATTAAGGTTTTTAGCCATTGGATTTTATCTAAAAAAGCTTATCTGGAGACTCTCTCTTTCAAAGAGGCTCTAGGATATGTCAATCAGTTCAAAGAACAGCTAGACAAGGCCTTTGCGCTTACAAATGAGTCTGCAATACATCGTTTTACCGAACAGCTGATTACTAAACTCCGCTCGAACTCCATGCTAATTGAGATGGATAGGTCGCTTGTGATTGCTGAAAAGGAAGTCAACGCTTTCTCCACTATTGATAGGAAGATTCTTTTTTTTCAACGACTGGGTCTTTCTACAGATGCAAACACCAAACAAATTGAACGCGCCTATCGCAAATTGGCAAGACCCGTTCATCCAGATAAAAACTCAAATTCTCTAGCAAAAAATCAGTTTTTCAAATTAACGGAAGCGAGAGATTATTTGCTAAACAAAGAGAATTCATCTATCTCGGCTTTTGCTCTGGAAGCATAA
- the aroK gene encoding shikimate kinase AroK gives MSIVKVRNIFLIGPMGAGKSTIGRTLAKELKLEFYDSDEVIEERAGADISWIFDIEGEEGFRKREQKVIDELTQKTNIVLATGGGVVMTPENRNALAGRGTVIYLKTSLQQQFERTKRDTKRPLLQTEDLESRLEMLRDEREPFYDELADISFETDKLTVKAVANNIIKYIYGEV, from the coding sequence ATGAGCATAGTTAAAGTACGCAATATTTTTCTAATTGGGCCAATGGGAGCAGGAAAAAGCACGATAGGCCGTACTTTGGCAAAGGAGCTCAAACTTGAGTTCTATGATTCAGATGAAGTAATCGAAGAACGTGCCGGTGCTGACATTTCCTGGATTTTTGATATTGAGGGGGAAGAGGGTTTTCGCAAGCGTGAACAAAAAGTCATTGATGAGTTAACTCAAAAAACCAATATCGTGCTGGCAACTGGCGGTGGTGTGGTGATGACCCCGGAGAATCGAAATGCACTGGCTGGTCGAGGTACAGTGATTTATCTGAAAACTTCACTGCAACAGCAGTTTGAGCGTACCAAACGAGACACTAAGCGTCCGCTATTACAGACAGAAGATTTGGAAAGCCGATTGGAAATGCTGCGCGATGAACGAGAGCCCTTCTATGATGAACTGGCAGATATCAGTTTTGAAACTGACAAGCTAACCGTAAAAGCAGTCGCTAACAATATTATCAAATATATTTATGGCGAAGTCTGA
- the pilM gene encoding type IV pilus assembly protein PilM, whose amino-acid sequence MLKLFKPRRQSLLGIDISSTSIKIVEISGSAQQHCVNGYASQLLPLNAVEGNTVKDIDAIAYSIKQMILAESLNSKNAVLAVPDSAVISKTIQINEGLTESEMEEFIIMEAEKYIPYPVNEVNLDFEVIGASPKNAALLDVLIVASRSENVNSRVEAVKRAGLETLVVDVESFAVERAAQCLSQSLPAQGRDKVIAIIDIGALYSHFFVLHGLKMIFTREEEFGGKQLVDAIAMHYGMSYQEAMKMNSTNSMPEDYEEHILNPFREMLQVQIKRALQFFFSTSHYGFIDHILLAGGVAKLPGLAEKIQESTGIPVSIANPFEQLDIAKSVNREQLTADAPSLMIACGLALREVD is encoded by the coding sequence GTGCTTAAATTGTTTAAACCAAGACGTCAGTCCTTGCTTGGCATTGATATCAGCTCGACCTCCATTAAAATTGTGGAAATCAGCGGTTCAGCCCAGCAGCACTGTGTTAATGGCTACGCGTCCCAATTGCTGCCTTTGAATGCGGTGGAGGGAAATACAGTTAAGGATATCGATGCAATTGCTTATTCCATCAAACAAATGATTCTTGCGGAAAGTCTTAACAGTAAAAATGCTGTGTTGGCTGTTCCCGACTCTGCCGTAATCAGTAAAACCATTCAGATTAATGAGGGGTTGACCGAGTCTGAAATGGAAGAATTTATTATTATGGAAGCTGAAAAATATATTCCATATCCGGTTAATGAAGTTAACCTTGATTTTGAAGTGATCGGGGCTTCCCCAAAAAATGCCGCTTTACTGGATGTCCTCATCGTTGCTTCACGAAGTGAAAATGTAAATAGCCGTGTAGAGGCAGTAAAAAGAGCCGGTCTTGAGACTCTGGTTGTGGATGTGGAATCCTTTGCAGTAGAAAGGGCTGCGCAGTGTCTCAGTCAATCATTACCAGCCCAGGGGCGGGATAAAGTGATTGCGATTATTGATATTGGCGCACTTTATTCGCATTTTTTTGTCCTTCATGGCTTAAAAATGATTTTTACCCGCGAGGAGGAGTTTGGCGGGAAGCAGCTTGTCGATGCCATTGCCATGCATTATGGGATGTCATATCAGGAAGCAATGAAAATGAATTCAACCAATAGCATGCCCGAAGATTATGAGGAACATATCCTCAACCCATTCCGGGAAATGCTGCAGGTTCAGATCAAAAGGGCGCTGCAGTTTTTCTTTTCCACCAGTCATTATGGTTTTATTGATCACATTTTGCTCGCCGGCGGTGTTGCGAAACTACCAGGTCTCGCCGAAAAAATTCAGGAAAGCACAGGCATTCCCGTTTCCATCGCAAATCCTTTTGAGCAGCTCGATATAGCCAAATCAGTAAATCGCGAGCAATTAACTGCTGATGCACCTTCCTTGATGATTGCCTGCGGATTGGCATTAAGAGAGGTTGATTAA
- a CDS encoding penicillin-binding protein 1A: MKKSFSFWRKGLWALLSLFFVGVVGVSFLYLYLESQLPNVDSLKTVHFQVPLRVYTQDGKLIQEYGEKRRIPLTYEEIPKTLVYALLATEDQRFFEHPGVDVMGLGRAMVNMIQTGSKSQGGSTITMQVARNFFLSRKKTFLRKFNEILLAIKIDRELSKEKILELYLNKIYLGNRAYGVGAAAKVYYGKQLKDLNLAELATIAGLPQAPSTQNPIVNPAAAKKRRDHVLERLLEEKYITQEQYNEAIQQPITAKYHGPNIEVSAPYVAEMIRQSLYDHYGENAYTKGYKVYTTINSNLQLAANQAVFSQLMAYDHRHGYRGAVANIGAISDQSPAAARKLLMPYPTVNDLQPVVITGLKDKEASALMRDGTSITIKWEGMSWARPALRKGWMGKAPVNAQQIFKLGDIVYVSQKENNWLLNQVPQAEAAFIALNPQNGAMEALVGGFNFEKSKFNRVTQSSRQPGSSFKPFVYAAALNKDYTLATLVNDSPIVVDDPSQPTLWRPHNDNQTFNGPMRLKEALIRSRNLVSIRVLDDLGFDYTIDFVSRFGFRKQQLPRALSLALGSLSVSPLELTSAYAVFANGGYRVEPYLIDHITDEEGNVLLRAKPAVVCDNCAQAKSDSDSFAPRVIPADIAFLMNTALRDVVQKGTARAARVLNRQDLAGKTGTTNEQVDGWFAGFTPNLVATAWVGYDTPQSLHEYGATVALPMWIEFMKTALKNVPEQSLPKPENVVAVRIDPKTGLLANDSQGNAIVEYFREQDVPTEEGAPITAGSGSSSMQEEGDNLF, encoded by the coding sequence ATGAAAAAATCGTTTTCCTTTTGGCGTAAAGGGCTCTGGGCGCTTTTAAGCCTTTTCTTTGTTGGGGTCGTTGGAGTCAGTTTTCTTTATCTTTATTTGGAAAGCCAGCTTCCGAATGTCGATTCATTAAAAACAGTCCATTTTCAAGTACCGCTGCGGGTTTACACCCAAGATGGTAAGTTGATTCAGGAATACGGTGAGAAACGACGTATCCCGCTGACTTATGAGGAAATTCCAAAAACACTGGTCTACGCACTCCTGGCTACAGAAGATCAGCGCTTTTTCGAGCACCCCGGTGTCGATGTAATGGGACTAGGGCGTGCAATGGTCAATATGATTCAGACCGGCTCAAAATCACAGGGCGGAAGTACTATTACCATGCAGGTTGCCCGTAACTTTTTTCTAAGCCGCAAAAAAACTTTTTTAAGAAAATTTAATGAAATTTTGTTAGCCATCAAAATCGATCGTGAATTAAGCAAAGAAAAAATCCTGGAGCTTTATTTAAACAAGATTTATCTGGGAAACCGTGCTTATGGCGTTGGAGCTGCCGCTAAAGTCTATTATGGGAAGCAATTAAAGGACTTAAATCTCGCAGAACTGGCCACCATTGCCGGCTTACCCCAAGCACCGTCCACTCAGAACCCGATTGTTAATCCGGCTGCTGCCAAAAAGCGTCGCGATCACGTACTCGAACGCCTGCTCGAAGAGAAATACATTACCCAGGAGCAATACAACGAGGCCATCCAGCAGCCAATAACGGCTAAATACCACGGGCCGAATATTGAAGTCAGCGCCCCTTATGTTGCTGAAATGATTCGTCAATCACTTTATGATCACTATGGTGAAAACGCTTATACCAAAGGCTATAAAGTCTATACCACTATTAACAGCAATTTGCAGCTCGCCGCCAATCAGGCGGTATTTAGTCAGCTGATGGCTTACGATCACCGCCACGGCTATCGCGGCGCTGTAGCAAATATCGGTGCGATTAGCGATCAGTCGCCTGCTGCTGCCCGCAAACTACTGATGCCCTACCCTACCGTGAACGATTTGCAGCCGGTGGTGATTACCGGGCTTAAAGACAAAGAAGCTTCGGCACTGATGCGCGATGGAACCAGTATAACTATAAAATGGGAAGGCATGTCCTGGGCCAGACCCGCATTGAGAAAGGGATGGATGGGTAAGGCACCAGTCAATGCGCAGCAGATTTTTAAATTAGGTGATATTGTTTATGTCAGCCAGAAAGAGAATAACTGGTTATTAAATCAGGTACCGCAGGCGGAAGCGGCATTTATTGCCCTGAACCCGCAAAATGGTGCAATGGAAGCCTTAGTCGGCGGCTTTAATTTTGAAAAAAGTAAGTTTAACCGGGTGACTCAATCCAGCAGACAGCCGGGTTCAAGCTTTAAGCCTTTTGTGTACGCTGCCGCACTGAATAAGGACTATACCCTGGCAACGCTGGTTAATGATTCCCCCATTGTAGTCGATGATCCCAGCCAACCCACTCTGTGGCGTCCGCATAATGACAACCAGACCTTTAACGGGCCTATGCGATTAAAGGAAGCCTTGATTCGTTCACGTAATCTTGTATCCATTCGGGTTCTGGACGATTTGGGATTTGATTATACGATTGACTTTGTGTCCCGCTTCGGCTTTCGTAAACAGCAATTACCTCGTGCCTTGTCATTGGCTCTGGGAAGTCTGTCGGTCAGCCCGCTTGAGCTTACCAGCGCTTATGCAGTATTTGCCAATGGCGGCTATCGAGTCGAGCCTTATTTAATTGACCACATCACTGACGAAGAAGGAAATGTGCTGCTGCGTGCAAAACCTGCTGTGGTCTGTGACAATTGCGCACAAGCCAAATCCGATTCAGACTCTTTTGCACCGCGGGTTATACCGGCTGATATTGCCTTTTTAATGAATACGGCATTAAGGGATGTCGTTCAAAAGGGAACTGCCCGTGCTGCCCGTGTTTTAAATCGCCAGGACCTTGCCGGAAAAACAGGGACAACCAATGAACAGGTCGATGGCTGGTTTGCTGGTTTTACCCCCAACCTGGTAGCAACCGCCTGGGTGGGTTATGATACGCCGCAATCCCTGCATGAATACGGGGCAACAGTCGCCCTGCCGATGTGGATTGAATTCATGAAAACGGCACTCAAAAATGTTCCAGAACAAAGCCTGCCAAAACCTGAAAATGTTGTGGCAGTGCGCATTGATCCCAAAACCGGTTTACTGGCAAACGATAGCCAGGGTAATGCCATCGTTGAGTATTTCCGAGAGCAGGATGTGCCCACAGAAGAAGGCGCACCGATAACGGCCGGCAGCGGCTCCTCATCAATGCAGGAAGAAGGGGATAATTTATTCTAA
- a CDS encoding pilus assembly protein PilP gives MRKFPAIIVRCLILILPGSLLCGCDTSEDLELSRYINEVKSRKAQPIEPIPTIKPLAKFTYPENESRRSPFKPKTVKKFEDKLAPNTKRPRQPLEQYPLDSLRFVGILKEGNVVWGLISLPNGEIVRVRPGDYMGQNYGKIMQITNTTLKLEETVQISGKWEKKMTNFDLNAKEE, from the coding sequence ATGAGAAAGTTCCCGGCAATTATTGTTAGATGTTTAATACTGATTCTGCCAGGCAGTCTACTATGCGGCTGCGATACATCCGAGGATCTCGAACTATCCCGTTATATTAATGAGGTGAAGTCCCGCAAGGCACAACCTATTGAACCAATTCCCACTATCAAGCCATTGGCCAAGTTTACTTATCCGGAAAATGAAAGCCGCCGCAGCCCCTTTAAGCCTAAAACCGTAAAAAAGTTTGAAGATAAATTAGCCCCAAATACTAAAAGACCCAGGCAACCGTTGGAGCAATATCCTCTCGATTCATTAAGATTTGTAGGCATTCTAAAAGAGGGTAATGTGGTGTGGGGACTAATTAGCCTACCTAATGGCGAAATAGTCAGGGTCAGGCCAGGGGATTATATGGGGCAAAATTACGGCAAGATCATGCAAATCACTAATACGACATTGAAGCTGGAAGAAACGGTTCAGATTTCCGGGAAATGGGAAAAAAAGATGACTAATTTTGACTTAAATGCAAAAGAGGAATAG
- a CDS encoding PilN domain-containing protein, whose translation MTTINLLPWREIKREREKNEFIRLLLTALILGGTIVFALFYYASDLVSAQRHRNQLLQNEINILNGQIAEIKKLKDLRASLISRMTIVQNLQATRGLTVHLFDELIKVLPDGVYLTQMKREGNRITLLGYSESNSNVSILMRNIEANPWIQEPELTEIKKSKDQQDANAAVNPTPETGENEFKLSFVLKPKSSALLTL comes from the coding sequence ATGACAACTATTAATCTTTTGCCATGGCGCGAGATTAAACGCGAACGTGAAAAAAATGAATTCATCCGTTTATTACTGACGGCCTTGATTCTAGGGGGAACGATTGTTTTTGCCCTGTTTTACTATGCTTCGGATCTGGTGAGTGCACAAAGGCACCGAAATCAGCTCCTTCAAAATGAAATTAATATTTTGAATGGGCAAATTGCGGAAATAAAAAAACTGAAAGATTTAAGGGCAAGTCTTATTTCCCGAATGACCATTGTGCAGAATTTGCAGGCAACACGCGGACTGACTGTTCATTTATTTGATGAACTTATTAAAGTACTCCCTGATGGCGTTTATCTGACCCAGATGAAACGGGAGGGAAATCGCATCACCTTGCTGGGTTATTCCGAGTCTAACAGTAATGTATCGATTTTAATGAGAAACATTGAAGCAAATCCGTGGATTCAAGAGCCTGAGTTAACGGAAATTAAAAAAAGCAAGGATCAACAGGATGCGAATGCTGCAGTGAACCCTACACCTGAGACCGGTGAAAATGAGTTCAAATTAAGCTTCGTACTTAAACCCAAAAGCAGCGCATTACTGACATTATGA